The genome window AACGATTACGCGCTGTCCAAGAAAAGCCGCAGTGCCGCAGGAACCGACGCCCATGCCGATTTCAACGCCATGGACGGCCTGATTATAAAACTCCGGCAGGCTCGGCGCCGCCCCGATCAGCAGGCGTTTTCCTTCGGCATCCAGCAACAGAATACTGCACAGCGCGGTATTATCCTCGTGCTGGATTTGCAGCACAATCGCTTTCAGGATGTCGGCCAGCGCGGCGCCTCGCGCCACCATTTCCAGCATTGCGTCGTGCGCCTGTTTGCGTTGCTCGTTCACCCAACGGTCGGTTATGTCGGAAAGATTGACCAGCTGGTGCGAACCGACCCACGAGGTACGAATAAGCACGCGGCGCACGCCGCCATTTTTACAGGTGATCTTGGCCTCCAGCTCGGGCTGCACGGCGCCGCTCCGGTGCGCCAGCGCCGCGTTCGCGACCCACGGACGGACAACCGTTTCCCGGTAGTGCTCATCGGGGCAGGCAAGTCGATACCATGTCTCGATATTCGGCAGATCATCGAGAGTGTATCCGAACAAACGCGTAAACTGGCGGTTGATATACTCAATATGGTCGTTGCCATCTGACCAGCCGATGGCGACCGGAGAGAAGTCCAGTATATCCTCGAGTTGAACCCGCCTTTCGGCGTGTGCGTCCAGCTCCCGCTCCAGCGCTGTTTGCCTGAGTCTGGCTATTCCGCTGGCAGCCAGCATTTGCGCCATCTCAACCATAAAAGCCATGGATGACTCGGCGCGAGCCTTGTCGACTATCGGAACAGCGGCGATCGCTTTCAGGTACGCCGTTTCGTCAAAACCAAAACGCGCAGCCTGAGCGCGGAAGAACTCTTTATCGGCAGGCCCATGAAGTATCTGCCCGAGAAACAGGGTCGCCAACAATCGCCCTTCGACAACCACCGGCGTGGCGTAATCCATTAACCCGTTGCGGCAAGGCCCGCCGGCTACACAACGTTCGCGCAGATCGCGCATTATGGCTTTATTACTGTCACGGCAGCGTTCGGCGGCCTCAGGGTGCGCGCGATGGAATACAGCGCAGGCGTTCTCTCCTCCGGCCATGGACAACAATTCTCCGTCTGCATCCACCACGCCGTTTGGAATGCCTGTCGCAATGAAAAAACTTTCCAGCATACGTGAAAAAGCCGGGGCATCGATCAAGTCGCCAAACCGGTATTCGGATTTACCGGTGATTTCGGGATTGCAGGGGGGCATGCTTAAATCAGCTGTATTGAACAAGAGTTGTGCTATTCAGTGAGTGCTTTTGAAGCATGACCGAACCTGCCGGGTTGAGGCAAGCCAGTCGAGACATACTGCAAGTTCGTCTCTACTGGAAGCTCTATGCGCCCATCCATGGGCGTAGTAAAGAGTCCTTCCTGATTCACCTCACTTCCTCTCCAATGGGTATGCTGAATACTTGCAAACAATCATGCAAGCGTCCTCATGGTTTTGCAGACAGCCGCCATATTCATGTATAGAATGAAGAAAGTTGTTTTACGCCGGCGCGCATATGAAACCGAAATTTTCGTGTCTATCAGCTTTGTATCGGCTTAATGCATACAGAGACCAGATTGCGGCGGGTAACCACCCAATCAGCGTTGCCTGAAGCAGCAAACACAAAATGCCGGAAAAAGGGCGGCCTATGGTAAAAAACTGGAACCAAGGCACAGCTATAGCCAGAATAAATCTCATTGCCTACCTCCTAAAACGTCATAGTTTGTCACGTGTTATCTACCTGATGTCGGGCATATTGCATATTGCGTATTACCTGCTATCCCGCTGGCAAATAAACATCCCCCTGTCATAACAGGAAAATGGCTACCAGTACGGCTCCTACCACGCCATACAGGGTTTTGGAACCGAGCAGGGACTTGGGATTTTCTTTTACTTTCGTAAAAATATTACTCAATGCACTATCAACTTCGTGCGTTTCTGTGGGTGCTTCGGCTTTCTTTTCGGTCATCACGCTTTCTCCTGTTAAATCTCCATCCAAGAACGGATTCTGATCGTTAAAGACATTATCATGATAACAAGCATTATGGCAATCCGTCAGCGCCGCAACTTGAAGAAGGTTTATGTTCGAAGGATTGCAGCTATTCAGCGTGAGCTATTGGATCATGACCAAAACAGCTGAGAGCAGGACCAGCCTGTCGAGAGCCGTCCATGGCAAAGGTACGGTCGATCCTGCAGGAACAGGATCGCGCTACTACCCGGAAGATTTACCTTGATGCTGGCAGCTGAAATATTACTCAATAATCAGACGTTGAATCTGAAATGCACTACGTCGCCATCGCGCATTACATATTCCTTGCCTTCCAGACGCCATTTACCGGCATCCTTGGCGCCCTGCTCGCCCTTGTAAGCAATAAAATCCTCGTAGGCGATGACTTCGGCACGGATAAAACCTTTTTCAAAATCGGTGTGAATTACGCCGGCCGACTGGGGCGCGGTTGCTCCAACCGGTATCGTCCAGGCGCGCACTTCCTTGACGCCTGCCGTAAAATAGGTTGCCAGATTAAGCAAACGGTAACCTGCACGCACCACCCGGTTCAGGCCGGGCTCACTCAGGCCCATTTCCGCCAAAAACTCTTCTCTGTCGATTTCATCAAGCAAAGCGATTTCGGCTTCCATTGCGGCGCAGACCGGCACTACCATGGCGCCCTCTTCTTCCGCCATTGCACAAACCCGGTCCAGCAACGGGTTGTCGTTAAAGCCATGTTCATCGACATTGGCTATATACATGGTGGGCTTCATCGTCAGCAGGAAAAGATCGCGGACAGACATCAGTTCCTCCGCTTCCAGATCCAGCGACCGCGCCGGTTTGCCGGTATCCAGATGCAACGACAGTTTTTCCAGCACCTCTTTTTTGCGCAGTTCATCCTTGTTGCCTGATTTAGCGCTTTTCTGGACGCGCAACAAGGCCTTTTCAACCGAAGCCATATCGGCCAGTATCAGTTCGGTATGTATCACTTCGATATCGGAAAGCGGGTCGACGCGGCCTGCTACGTGCACTACGTCGTCGTTTTCGAAACAGCGAACCACATGGGCAATCGCTTCGGTTTCGCGTATATGACCTAGAAACTGGTTACCCAGGCCTTCGCCTTTGGATGCGCCCGCCACCAGACCGGCAATATCGACAAACTCGATGACGGTTGGCACCACGCGCTCGGGGCGCACGATTTCCGACAACGCGTCCATGCGCGGGTCAGGTACCGGCACCACGCCGACATTGGGGTCAATGGTGCAGAACGGGTAATTTTCCGCTGCGATGGCCGCCTTGGTCAGCGCATTGAAAAGTGTGGACTTTCCAACGTTGGGTAAGCCTACGATGCCACAATGAAGCGCCATATTATTCCTGCTTTAAAGTTTTTAACGGGTTTAAACAGAACCCAAGGTAAACGCTGATTAATTCGAAACCGCTCCAGCACGGCTAAATATCATCGGCAGACTGACTGAACATCAGGCTTTCCAAAGATTAATATTCTGCATCGCCTGCAAAGACGGTGCTGCACGGGCTGGCAGGTAAGGTTGACAAGTTTGCTTTTTGCATGGGAGCCAAAAGCCGAGCCTCCAGAATCGAGACATAATGGACTGACTCCCGATGAAGCGGGTAGATCGACACGATTCCGCATGTTTCAACAATCTTACCCCCAGCTCAAAAACCGGTTGCCGAACCGTTATGAAAAACAAATCATCGCTTCCCTGGATCGCCTGCCGCTTCGAGCAGTCCGCTCAACAAGGCTTCCACGCGCAGCAAAGCGCCCTGCCCTGCGTTTACAAAAGCAAGCGCCTGCACACCCATGTGCTTGCGGTATTCCTGATCGCTCAATAGACCGCTGCATGCCGCCGCCAACTCCATTGCATCATGGACCAGCAGGGCTCCGCCGGCGCTTAATAATGCATCGGCTGCCGCTTTAAAATTATGCAAACAAGGCCCCACCAATACCGGCAATGCGACAGCAGCCGGCTCCATCAGATTGTGACCGCCTACAGGCGCCAAACTGCCGCCGACAAAAGCGATATCGCTGGCTCCGTAAAACTGTTTGAGCTCGCCCAATGTGTCCAACAGGAACACGTCCGCTTCACAGGCAGTTTCCCCATCCGTTCTACGCACCAGCTTCCAACCGGCGGCGCAGCATAACTCGGCCACGGCGTCAAATCGCTCAGGATGGCGCGGCGCAAGAATCAGCACTAACTCAGGATGATCGGCACGAATGCGTTTAAAGGCTTCCAGTACCTGTGTTTCCTCGCCTTCGTGCGTGCTTGCGGCAATCCATATCGGACGCAGAACGCCGAAGCAGTTCTTGCGTAACATTGCGGCATTCGCCGCTGCTTCGGCTGGCAGTTCAATGTCGAACTTGATATTTCCTGTTGTCAGTGTTTCATCGCACCGTGAGCCTAACGCGACGAAACGCTGGCGGTCGGCTTCCGTTTGCGCAGCTATGCAGCGCACATCAGCCAGCGCCTCTCTCGTCAATGCGCCCAGCCTCGCATACCCGCGGGCTGATCGTCCGGATACTCTGGCGTTGACGATAACCACGGGAATTGCCGCGCATCGGCAGGCCCGGTAAAGATTGGGCCAGATTTCGGTTTCCATGATAACCGCCAGACGCGGCTGAAAGTGGGCCAGAAAACGCCGTACGCAGTCAGGCATGTCGTAAGGCAAATAAACGTGCAGCACCGTCTCACCCAACACCTGCGCAACGCGGCGCGAACCGGTCGGAGTGGTTGTGGTAACAACGCAAGGCAGCTCAGGAAAACGTGCCTGCATGCGTCTGATCAACGGGAAAGCAGCTTCCGCCTCGCCGACAGAAACCGCATGAAACCACAACGCGCCACCGCTGGCCGCCGGCGTGTTGTAATATCCGAAGCGCTCAGCCCAGCGCTGACGATAGGCCGGCAGTTTCCTGCCGCGCCAGTATAAGCGAGCGAGTATCAGTGGCGTCAGTAAATAGAAAAGCGAGGTATAAACCAGCCGCAACCAGAACCCGCTCATCTACAACCCTCAAGGTAAAACCACAGCGAATAAACCAAAAACAGTCTCCCCCGCCCTTAAAGCGGAGGACCAACGCGCTTAAGGAGAAACCGCAGTTCAGTTATTCCGCAACGATACTGATGGTAACGCTGGCAGTGACGTCGGTGTGGATCTGCAGCTTGATTGAGTGATCGCCCAACAGACGCAACGGACCTGAAGATAAACGTACTTCATGTTTTTCAACAGGTGCGCCCGCAGCGGTCACGGCCTCGGCGATATCGCGCGTTCCGACCGATCCGTACAACCGGCCTTCATCGCCGGCTTTGCGGGCAATAACGACGCTGAGCTGGCTCAATGCTTCTGCCCGCGCTTGTGCAGCCGCCAGATCGGCAGCAGCCTTTTTCTCCAACTCTGCCCGGCGCTGTTCGAATTCTGCAATTTTTGCAGCGCTTGCTCTTACCGCCTTGCCTTTAGGAATCAGAAAATTGCGACCATAGCCCGGGCGCACGCTGACTTTGTCGCCCAGATTACCCAGGTTCGCCACTTTTTCGAGAAGTATAATTTCCATGTGTTGCCTCAATACATAACTAAATCAGAAAAATCCCGGCACTGCGGGCCAGCTGGTCATGCCGCTTTAACGGCACGCTGCCGCCATTTCAGCCAAACATCGCTCCAGCCCAGGAAAACCAGGACTACAAGCGTCTGCGGAATGATAAAAAACAAAACGTATGCGCCAACCAGCAAAAACCTTTTGGCCCCCAGCGCCGCATGGAGCACTGCGAATCCCGCCACCAGAAATAACGTAGACACCACCATAACGATGTTGCCCGCGATTTCGGCTATCGCCCCGTCAGCCGCCACCGAGGCCAGCACCAGCCCGGCAGCCCCCCATGAAACGGCTGCATGCAGCTTAAGCGCAACGAATTCCGTGCGGAAACCGCCTGGATTATAAAGCGTTGCCTGCCAGTACCTGGCCAGCAACAAACCGAGAACCAAGCTGAGCACTGATCCCGCTGCAATCAACCCGCTCATGTAACGGGCTATCGCAGCCGCGCTCTGACTGAATTGGGCTGTATCGAACCCTGGCGGAGCCTGCTCCAAAAGCGGCTGCATAAAGCGCTGAAGGCTTTCCCCCCACATTTGAGCGGGCTCGGGTACGGCCAGATAAATACCCAGCACAACCACCATACCCAGCAGCGCCGCCAACTCCAGCGCCCAAGCCAGGCGCGCGCTTTCACGCAGGACAATCGCAACCGGCCAGACCGGGGCCCAGAGCAGTAAACCGTAGGCGAGCGCCAAAAAAGCATCGCCGGTAACAAACACCCCTCCAGCCCCCGCCACGCACAGGGACGAAACCATAACCCAAACGCTTTCTCTTGCGCCTACCCGCAATGTAACCAAACCCAAAGCAGCTGCGCTGAGCAAGCTGGCAAACGGAATAATGAGCGACAACAAAGCGAGACCGGCGATACACAGCACCGCCTGCCAGCGCCCCTTCATCACAAACTCTGCCAACCCTTTCATACGCGGTGCACGCTCACGAAGTAAAGTCTGTTTTTTCCCGATGCATGGCCCTGCCTGCATGACAACGCAATACAGGGAACATGGTCAACACACCCAAACTTCGGGCCGGCACGCTCAGCCGCTTATTCGGGATGCGAGTCGCAGAACGGCAATAATGCCAGAAAGCGCGCGCGCTTGATCGCGGTACCCAGCTGACGCTGATATTTGGCCTTGGTTCCGGTAACACGGCTGGGAATGATTTTTCCGGTTTCCGAAATATATTCCCTGAGCGTGTCCAGATCCTTGTAATCGATTTCCTTTACGCCTTCGGCGCTAAAACGGCAAAATTTTCTACGTTTGAATTGACGAGACATGTTTTCGTTCCTGATGTATTCGCAGTTTATTCTTCTTCGGCAACCACTGTTTCTTCAACAACGGCTTCAGCCACAACCGTGGTCTCCGCCTCTGCTTCCTCGTCGGCGCTGTCGGACTCCACACCTCCGGACCGTGACAGCAGCGAAGCTTCCGTGATAGCCTCATCTCTACGGATAGTAAGACTGCGCAGCACCGCATCGTTAAAACGGAATCCACTTTCCAGTTCATCCAGCGTTGCCTGATCGCACTCTATGTTCATCAGCACATAGTGCGCCTTGTGGATTTTGCTGATGGGGTAAGCCAGTTGACGGCGCCCCCAGTCCTCCAAACGATGAATAACGCCGGAAGCGCTTTCCACGATGGAACGGTAGCGTTCCAGCATGGCCGGAACCTGAGCGCTTTGGTCTGGATGCACCAGGAATACAACTTCGTAATGACGCATTATAACTCCCTACGGATTTGAGCCTTCCGTTTTATCGCGGTAAGGCAAGGAGAGGCAGCAACTTGCGCTGCCACTATTAATTTCTCAGTCTATTTCATTCTGCAATATTAATCAAGCAGAACTTAAATACTTTTCTGTTCGGCTATCACAAATTACTGCTATTGCTTATACTTCCCGCTGTACTTGAAAGTTGGTTCGCCGCTCAGGGCAACCGCTCTTCCTGTACCTTGCAAACCCATAAAACAGGAGCATCAACATGAGCAGCTTGAGTCCTTTCTCCAAACGCAACCTGATTGATGAACTTTTCAGAGACGTAAGTCCCGGCTTCTTTATACGCCCGCTGCACGGCGAGCCTCTACCGACGCAGATTAAACTCGATATTAAAGAAGGCGATAAGGATTACGTCATACATGCCGAAATTCCAGGCAGCAGCAAGGAAAACATACACGTAAATATCGAAGGCGACGTAGTTACCTTACGCGCCGAAGTCAGTCAGACGGATACCGACCGCTCCGACGACAAATTGATCCGTAGCGAGCGCTATTACGGCGAGGTGAGCCGCAGCTTCCAACTGCCGGTCGATATTGATCAGCAAGCCAGCAAGGCGCGTTATGAAAACGGCGTGCTCACGCTGACCCTGGTCAAAAGCGCCCAAAAGACAGGGCAGCGCTTGACTATCGACTAAAAGCATCAGTCATGTTCCCGCGCAAAGCGCGGGAACATGACTGCCTTATAAAATTCTCGCACGGAACGGCGGAATAGATAATTCACGGGCCGGGAGCTAGCCGCTGACACATAAGGTAGCTTATGATTGGAGCCTTAAAATTCAATGAGAGTTCATCATGATACCAACAACATCGCTCGAACGCCTGCCCATACATTACCGCGTACTTTTTACCGGTTTTTTATTAACCATAGGCGTGGGCCTGCTCATGGCGGGCGCACAGATCATGATGACGCATGGCAAAGCCGACGGTAAACCCGGCCTGTCCATGGACGACATCGTTTACAGCTATTACGGCAATCGTAACGGCTCGAAGCTACAGACCATGCTGAACGGTCAAATGAAACCTATGGCCCCCGACGAGGTGCGCTTCGAACTGGTCAAATGGGCCCAGGACGGCGCCCCCCTCAGCGACTGGAACGCCGAAATCAAACCCATAATAGATAAATACTGCACCAGTTGTCATCACGCGGACAGTTCATTACCGGACTTTAACGTATTCGAGAATGTCAAGAAGGTTGCCGAAATCGACAGAGGTGAAAGCTACACCCAGTTGACACGTGTTTCACACATCCATCTGTTCGGTATTTCCTTTATTTTCTTTTTTGTAGGCTGGATTTTCGCGCTGACCGAGTTTCCGCAGAAGTGGAAATGGATACTGATCGCAACGCCGTTCGCATTCCTGATTCTGGACGTGCTGTCCTGGTGGCTGACCAAGGCTTCGCCGGTATTCGCGTTGCTCACCATGCTGGGAGGCATAGGCTACAGTCTGGCGTCCACCGCAATGATTTTTACCTCGCTGGTGCAAATGTGGCTGCCGCGCGGTTATTGGCCCAACTTTTGGAGCAAAGAATAATAAGGTTAACGGTAACTATTCAGCTCATTAAAGCCTTCTACGGGAAACGTGTCATTAAAAGGGACTGCATTGTAATCTTCTAATGAAACACGTTGCAGGAGCGGGCTTTAGTCAGCGCAAGAGACCGATCGCAGGCTAAAGCCCGCTCCTACAACGATAGCTGAATAGTTATGATTAACGAGGTTACTTCGTAAGTATTCAGTGTAGTCGCGACTAAGGATAAGACAACCGATTCCGTCCGGGAACTTCGCAACCGTGCCGCCAGGAAAGGAGTCGCGGTTCACGACAAATGAACCACATCAGCCTTGATTTTGACCTGATGCTCCGCAGTCATTACAGTATCTTTCGAGTACACGGTAACAGTACCTTTTACCGCCTGATGTAATGCCCCCGCTTGCAGAGTTTCTACGGTATCCACTCTACGCGTATAAGTGTCCAGGTGCTGGGCAAGCGAACGAAATACCGAAGTACAAGTCTCGGCTACCATCGACAGTTGTTTAAAATGGGTGGCCATACGCCGGGACGTCCACACAGAGTCCTCCGCATATCCTTCAACTTGCGCTGCTTTTATTCTCAAGCTATTGCTGGCAATGCTCACAGAACCCTCGCTAAGGGACTCTATGCAGGTAGAAGAAACCAGCGAAATTTTCTGTTGGCTGCTCAAGCGTACGGGCCGGTCGAAATCCAGCACGGTTTCACTTTCACCCGGTCTGTGCAGTATTGCCAATATCCAGCCCGGTTCGCCAACAACGGCATGAGCTGCGGGCGGCGACAACAACACCAGATCACCTTCGACGGGTTCAACCAGACAGCTAAACGCCTTGCGGGCATATCGTCTGACACCGTTTTCATCCGTCAATTCAAAAGGCTGCCGCGCTGCGCCTGCGCGGTCCACATACGCCTGAAGCAATGCTTCTGCGGACCGTTCGAGATAGGCCACTGTACTTTTGGACGTTCTATTCATCTGTTTTCCCCGTTGCAAGCTTGCCAATTTTCTGCTTTAAGACGATCTTCATCGTCTCCGCTATATGAAATTACATCGGCATAATCTGTAATAACCGCTTTATTTTTAATGCCATGCAGCTTTGTCCTGAATAGCCGCGCCTTGATAAAATCTGCTTTCTCCACCACCATATGAGCCAGATCACAATCACTAAGATCGGCATTTTTGAAGTGGGTTCGCAGCGCTATTGCTTTTTCGAAACTGGAATTAGGACTGCTCATGCAGGTCATGCGTGCATCGGTCAGATTGGCTTCGGCAAAGGAAGCCCCCGTAAAACGGCTGTGACATAAATCGGCCCCGGTGAGATCGGCCTTCATAAATACGACCGCGTCGCCGCTTGCTCCCCTGAAATTGGCTGAGCGCAGTTTTCCTCCGCTAAAACTGGAAAATCCGAGCTGCGCATTTTCGAAGTTACAGCCGGAAAAGTCGGTTCCGCCAGCGCGTACAGAGAAAAATTCGCAACCGGAAAAGTCCTGATGCGGCAGACTGCAATCCTGCAGCAGCACTCGGTGCAAACGCGCTTGAGTCAATATTGCTCCAGCCATTGTACATTTCACAAATGCCGCACGCTCAAGATTTGCCTGGGTCAGATCGGCCCGATTCATATTGCACTCAGCTGCGACGATATTATCCAGATACAGACTTCGCCAGTTTACCGACATCATTTCGCATTCGGTGAATACGGCTTCGTTAATCTGAGCGCCGTTAAAATCCGCATGGTTCAGCTTGCAACTGGTCCACACGCTATTGCGTAAATTAGCGCCGGTAAAATCGGCTTGACTTAAATCTGTTCCGGTTGCAATAAACTCGCTTAAATCCGCGCCGCAAAAACGCGCGCCTATGGCATTGAAATGCGTCCAGATAGCCTTGTGCAATACGCAACCCGAAAAATTGGCGCCCGCCAGCTCACAGTCCTTAAAAGCGGCGCCGATCACTTGCGCACCGGTAAAGTTTGCATGAGTCAAATTACAACGCGAAAACACCACGCCGGTAAGATTGTGTTCAGAAAAATCCAGGTTGGACAAATCCGCGTCCTCGACATACTCGCCCAGCACGGCAAGCGCAACTACCTCCTCCACCGTCATCGGTTTCATTACTACATCGCCAACACTTTGACTTGCGTAGGCACGATACTGGTTCCTACACAATTAGGTGATTGTCCATTTTGTTTGGTGGTGCTGGTAAGCCGCTGTACCGGTTTACCGTCAACCAGTACGGTATTGCATCCAACCACGAACTCCGTAGGCCCCATAATGAGATTGGACGCAACGCCCATCAACACCCCCGCCTGATCTCCATTACTCGTTAAAATCGAAGTCATTTGATGTACCGAAGGCATAAAATCCAGCAATACCTTGTTTCCGGTTGAAGAAGGATTGGCCGTGCTGTTGGTCGATATATTGGGATAGGGAATAGGCACCACCGCCGGGCCGACCGGGGTCTTGCAAACGTCGGGCATTGCCATATTCATGCCGCCGGAAATATTATGCATAAACACAGTTTAATTCTCCTGCTCTTCCGCGCGCATTAGCGCTTTTATTCGCTGTTTTTGGGTGAGGCCCGATGAGGCGGTGAAAGCCGCATCCAACCGGGTATCGATGAAGTCCGCCTGATAAAAATCGACTGCGTAAAAGCAGGCCTCCGATAAATCGGTTTTACGGAAGGCCGACTTGCGCCATGATCCTCCCATCATATTGACGCCGCTAAAATCGGCGTTCGCTACATTGCACTTGGTCACAGATGCGCGTAAACCGCGCGACCGGCTCCAATCGGCATGGCTAAGATCGACTTTTTGCAAATAGCCGTCGTCGAAGATCGCTTTTCTGGCCGTCACGCCGCGCGCGGAAATATTCATCTGGCTGGTGCGCGACAAATCCGCTCCGTCGAAACAGCTACCGTCCAGCGCCGTGCCTTCGCCACCCACAACCAGCCCCTCCAGCTTCGCGCCGGCGGCGCGTATCAGGCGGGCATCTGACTCCCATATCGTCATATCGGATGAACGGCTTTTTTCCAGACAGGATTCGGCGATACTGCTGCGATTAATAAAACCGGCCTTCCACTCGCTGCCAGAAAAATCAGCTTGCTGCGCCTGGGTTTCGATCATGACCAAATCATCCATTCCTGCGTCCCGGAAACACGCGCCCGCCAGATCAGACTCGTTGAACACGGAGGATTGCAGTTGCGCCCCGGTAAAATTCGCATGCGAAAAGCTGCAGCCTAAAACCTTCATGCCTTTGGCATGCGCTCTTACGAAAAGGCTGTTGACGGCAAGGGTATGATGCAGCCAGATACTATCCTGAAGATGAGACTCGCTGAAATCGGCTTCGCTGGCGTCGGCCGCATCGAAACGCGCATTGTTTAACCGTGCGCCATTCAACCGGCTGCCTTTAAGGTTGGTGCGCACAAAATGCGCGCCTTCGAACCGGCCCGAAGATAAATCCAAGCCCGAGAGATCAAGATCGGTGAAGTTGAACCCCACCATGGATTCCGATTTTGCATGCATGTCTATCACCCGCTCACGAGTCATGGTTCTCAGAAAAGGATGTTGCTCTCCCATATCAA of Candidatus Methylospira mobilis contains these proteins:
- a CDS encoding pentapeptide repeat-containing protein translates to MDIEQEIEKSLKEHLAELQSTLEKNAPPGAKIPDLAAEAEKALKSRPKMLGMDEMLASLPPEACAKISADDLAKLRKMEAENDKQVTETDQAIENMKARLAGTQQAQTEFDMGEQHPFLRTMTRERVIDMHAKSESMVGFNFTDLDLSGLDLSSGRFEGAHFVRTNLKGSRLNGARLNNARFDAADASEADFSESHLQDSIWLHHTLAVNSLFVRAHAKGMKVLGCSFSHANFTGAQLQSSVFNESDLAGACFRDAGMDDLVMIETQAQQADFSGSEWKAGFINRSSIAESCLEKSRSSDMTIWESDARLIRAAGAKLEGLVVGGEGTALDGSCFDGADLSRTSQMNISARGVTARKAIFDDGYLQKVDLSHADWSRSRGLRASVTKCNVANADFSGVNMMGGSWRKSAFRKTDLSEACFYAVDFYQADFIDTRLDAAFTASSGLTQKQRIKALMRAEEQEN
- a CDS encoding DUF4150 domain-containing protein translates to MHNISGGMNMAMPDVCKTPVGPAVVPIPYPNISTNSTANPSSTGNKVLLDFMPSVHQMTSILTSNGDQAGVLMGVASNLIMGPTEFVVGCNTVLVDGKPVQRLTSTTKQNGQSPNCVGTSIVPTQVKVLAM